The DNA segment TTTTCTTGTTTAcctataaaatatctaaacaacGTTTAAACAAGATCCtacatttaaattaacttaacattaaaaagacattttctaaCGAGTTAATAATGGATGCAATAATGTTTAcaataagtatatatttatataatataaaaaattgtttcaaaatattttctttgaaaactAATCTCATGCAGTTTTGATTCTCAATTGAATTGCTCATGTTTTAAAGTAGCTATACTTTTACTGAAAAAagtttgtaattaataaaatatttttgcactttGATATTGTAAACCGAATCTGTGTCGCATATTGGCCtaatttgaaaggaaaaaaaatgtcatttcaaTTATTGTGGTATTTTGCATGTTGGTGTTGTAAAGCTGCACGCGGATCAAAGCACGCGCCCGCCTCGTGAGCGCGCCTCCTCATGCATGTGCCAAACATCTGGGTCGTCATCAGTACACTGAGAGCGCGCGCTTTATTAAACAACCCAACTTCCATTTGGAATCACTTTGCGTTGTGTTGTTATTGCTTGTTGATCTTTTTTGTAATTCGTTATGGTTTTGGCAGAAacagtggcaaattatttttaCCCTACAGAGCTTTTCTTCAAGGTTTCATAAGATCATTTTTTACAGAAGGTCCCAAATAGCCAGTATCTGCTATTCATTACAAAATACATGACAAAAATCAGAAAGGAACTCTTTTAAAACCTTTTAGATCTCAGGATTccttctaaaaatataaaaggtttaatatatttccatgcatattttgaactgttttaagcattataaagcataataataaaagtaacttaataataataataataataataatgaatagtagtagtagtaataataataatacaaaaaaacataattaggctaacataatttttaaaaaagcttttattttgtcattttacatttatttgacaacTTTTCTAGTTACCAAAGTCATGTTTAGATTCAATTCGGATTTATGTcactttttacagtaaatattttttccaAAGCAGTTTTACCAACTCCAGTTAGCAAATAAACGTGACAACTGCAAggagaaaagtaataaaaaaaacacacaaattcaaACTATTCTTGATCACATTTACATTGcaacttttaaaacatatttcataatatcatGAATAACCTTAAACTCACATAACACATATGCAACCATacaattttccattaaaaaaaaaagtcagtttatcAAACTGCGAACGGAAACAGATCTATGATGCTCTTACATGCACCACAGCTTCATTCACAACTTTTGGGGGGAATGTACAGGAATCTCTTTTCACAAGTGATCTATCTTTGCACACCGGGATCATAATCCGTGAATGGCATGTTGACTTGATGAAGGAGCAGCAAGAGGgagaaattaaaatagaaaggGGAGGGATACGGAGGAAAAAGAGAAGGGCCCACTCTGTCCTGGCCCCTGTTAGCTTCAAAGACGGCCGCTGAGGCTTTAGAACAAAGGTCTCCGGTATAAAAGGCTGGCGGCGAGAGTTATCTGTGTTGGTTATTACCATTCAGCTGTAGGATTAGCTAAGCTCTCCACACAGCTTGTGTACTTTTGCCTTCATCAAACGCTGCCCAGCTTTTACACTCCAAAATCTAGAGACCCAAAAAAAgaaaggaggaggaaaaaaagaacCATCTCCCTCGCTTTCATCTCCTTTtgggacagtttttttttgtagcatgtGTTTGGCCTTACCATCACAAGTGTGTAATTCTCAAAAGGTTGAGGTCATTAGTTAGAGAGCGAAGCTGCACTTCTTTCGGAGGAAATTGATTGCCTTGCAAACTTGAGGATACCCGGAAACCCACTTTTTAGTCTTTAGAGATGTATATGTGCTCCTGTCATGAACCACATGCAACATTTTTTGTGCTATTGTTCCAAACGCCCCTCTTTATGCAAATCTACGCTACGTCTTTGAAGTTTAAAACAAAGTTAACctctgtttatcttttttttatattcaggCAGAGTACTTTTATGAGTTTCAGACTCTGCGTTCACTGGATAAAGACATTATGGATGACCCTACCGTCAACGTTCCTCTCTTAGGATCAGTGCCACACAAAGCCTCTggtgtgcttttattttatttattcgttttacTATTGTTGTGGCGTTAATCTtccctcttaaagggatagttcacccaaaaaggaaaattctgtcattttactCACCCTGCActttttccaaacctgtgtgagtttcttgatttttttccatactatggaagtcaatggctaccgtcaactgttttgttaccaacattcttcagaatatcttcttttttgttcaacaaaagaaagaaacttacataggtttggaacaactggggggaatttaatttttgggtgaaccttccTTTTAACAAACGCTTTGATAATAAACTGGTGGAGTACTGGAATACTCATGAAGTGTATTGATATATTCACATAATTATATATCTAGATTCTTAAACTCACATCTATAAGATGATTATTATAGCCCATGTAACCTGTGGCACATCGATGCTTAAGGTTAGGTAATCAATAAGGGCTTTTGTGTACTCAGTGGTCCAGGTGGGCTTTCCATGCAGAGGTGACCAGGATGGTGTGGCAGCATTTGAGGTGACCATCCTGGTGATGGATGCTGGAGGAAACATCATCCTGAGGACACCACACAACGCTATCTTCTTCAAAACATGTCAGAGAGGTGAATTTTCTAAATATGTAGTCCAGCCTTACATGCACAAAATGATTGTGTGGTTTAAAGAAACCGTTATGGAAATGTAAATTACTGCATCAGGCATTGATACTTTGCTGATGAAAGCCCAGAAGCTCAGAAGAGTTTTCAAGAACATTCAGCTCAGCTTCATTTGAGTTGTTCatctcctaaaataaaatataaactgacaCAAATGAGACTTTTGACATATAATATGAGAATAGTGCTATCATAATATAGTATTCTGTATATGGTAAGATGTCTAAATGTCTGGTTTTATGTAAATGTGAAACATTATTGAGATCTGAAGCTCTAAAGATGTATATACACCACTACTCGAAAGTTTTGGtcagtataaatgtttttttttttaaagaatattacaattttatttagctAGAATGCATAAGATTGGCAAAAAGTAAAAGTATAGACTATTCTATCtcaaataattctgttcttttgaactttctattcttcaaaaaaaaaaagtatgaaaatgttctcacagtttctcaaaaacatttttcaacattgatagaaatcagcatattaggacttctgaaggatcacgtgacactgaagtctggagaaATGATTGCTGAAacctcagctttgccatcacaggaataaattcaattttaaaaaagaaagaataacaacaaaaatatttcacagtattgctgtttactgtgtttttgatcaaataaatgcagtcttggtgagcataagagacttcattcaaaacatttaaaaaatcttactgaccccaagcttttttTCTCAAGCAAAAAACCAGGAGACTTCACTAAAAGCCTTCTTTTGCTCTAAAAGAAACAATCAAGCCATTAAAGAGCTCTTATTTAGAGCATGTTTTGTCTCCTCTCCCTCTCGCTCTTCTTTAAGAGTAGATGGTAAGAGAGGGAGAAGCAGAGATCATCATGCTACGGGTGACTCTCAACCTCACCCACAAAGCCATCGCTGGCTCGTGAGGTCATGTGAATCCTGCCAGCTGCAGCCCTTTAGAATGAGCGTGTTATGTTTTTCTCTGATCCCCCCtcccttctctcacacacactaaccTCACGGTGTTGCATTCCCTTACACACCCTTCTCCACCCCTCTCCATTCGGCATGTAGACTTCACAGATCAAATGGTCCATCTGTCTGAAGCCACCCCGCAGGGAGGAAGCAAAGTGTTTCCTAGTGACAGCTGAGGGTGCCTTAATGACTAGTACtcaaaactttttcttttctttttttttttaaagtctggcTGCTTGAATTTCACCCACAGGACAAAATGATGTTGATGTAGTTGATATAGCTTAACACCTTCAACTTTATCCTCTTTTTGAAGAccatttttaagaatgttaaacAACAGTTTCGTGTTTCATAAACATGATACAAATGAAACTGCATCGAGTTAAACTTAAAAAAGGTTAGTTTAACCAATAATTaacattctgacattatttaccCAACTTTGTCATTTCAAacttgacaaaaacacaaaaggagacatttaacaggatgtccaagctgctcttttccatataatgagaATGAATGGGGACTAAGAGCAACAAATGACTTTCCAGCACTACTTTCCAAGCATTTTGAAGCTTTAAATGAAGAACAGATCCAGATTTAAAGCgtttttcaatgaaaatataTCTTGACAGCCTCAATCCCTATTCACTTTCAtggtatggaaaagagcagcttagacattctgctaaatttctccttttgtttttcacagagaaaagaaagtcaaatgggtATCCAAAGTACACTAAATAACATAGTCTTTAAAGACAGTTGTGAATTACATTGAAACACATCTGCAACAGTATATGGTGCCACATTGCATTTGACAGAGTTGTTGACATTGTGGGTTCAcctcaaagctgatttttttctcCTTATGTGCTGGTGTCAGTTCTTTTGAAGGAAGTACTGTTACTGAATTCACTGCTCTTTTTGATGTCCTTGAAGTGGAATAAGAAGGGAGTAAGTTAGGAAGTGTTTGgtgaagattaaaaaaagaaaggaaatgttCTCACCATTTATGTCTCCTTTTTCTGGCAAAGTGCCCTGGCGGTTGCCGCAATGGAGGCTACTGCAATGAAAGGCAGGTCTGCGAGTGTCAGGATGGGTTTTATGGCATTCACTGTGAGAAAGGTAACCATGCTTATATAAGCCCATCATAAAGACAAATAAAGTTACTGATTAGTATGTTGTAAGTTGCCCACAATGCAGTTTACttagaaatatatacaaattaaataatataaaaataaaatgaacattcaaataaaaattaaaacaaattatttatattaaatgaaatatagtaattatatattacatattgaaACAACCTGCAACCACACAAACCCATTAATTTTAATCAATAGTTTTGGTCTTGCTAGATCTCTGAAATGTCCCATAAAGATCTTATAACGTACCTGCAACCACACAAACCCATTAACACCAGGTGTGAGCATGTAGAACCTTGTCATAAAGTCTCCACTAAAAAAAGCCAGATAGgttcataaaaaaataagagaagtATAAAGATAGAAGTAACTCTTTTCTCAGAAAGACAAGCCTCCTTTGGAAACAAACGATTGCATATagtttattatgatgatgattatacTCAACCTCAGGGCATCACTTCCCAAAATGCCTTGTGCAAATTACAAAGCGTGGTTAAGCTCCCTATGTACCAGTTTAGATGAAGGAATCGAGCATGCATGTATTCTAGAAGGCTTCTTGTCTGAAAAATGTGAATTACCCGGCAGGTTGGGAGGCACAAACATGTGTTTTTCATCTATTTACAACTTTAAAGAGCGGTTTACCAAAAAAGGGCTTCCATTAGactctgaaaatgttttcaatatcCTCATTGTAGCTGTGTTTGTACCTTAACCGCTTCCACAAAACACCTTTCATCCAATACAGCTTTTGGCTGATTTGTTTCGCCTGCGTCGCTGCCAAAACCACAAAGATTTGTGCTTTGCATATCAAGAAAACCTGCAGCCATAAATATCCTTTCATTCTTCAACAACAATAGCTGTGTGTTtaatatgtagatttttttaacttaaaactagAATATTGTTTCCTTATTTTCAGTTTGTCCCTggaaacattcatttttattttgcattaagaatATTTGAATCATGTGGGATGAGCTGCTACAAATAAAGTACATATCATGTTATATTAGATACAAGTTTAATGTCTTCTTCTCTTTATTAGCCCTCTGTTCCCCAAGGTGTCTGAATGGTGGCCTGTGTATGAGCCCAGGTGTGTGTATATGTCCTCCAGGCTACTTTGGACCCAGCTGTGAGAGAGGTTAGTTTCCTACTTATTATATCATATCAAACATGCTGATATTGTGCTATATATGCATTCAACCATTCATTAAACCATAAATTACTACACTTGAACTTGACTAAAACATGCTATAAAACAACacatataatacacaaaaataaacatgaaggttttaaaaacattatcatgACTAATTAATCAATAACAAGACAGAAAATACTCTAAATGATTTAGaccaaaaggtcaaagccatgaAACATGATCTACAAAActgttacataaataaataaaagcacaaattGTTTGTGCATCATTTATCTTTGTAGTTTGTGATGTGTTCACTAACTTTGCGTTGTTTTTTCTACATTAACAGCTAACTGCAGCACCACCTGTTTGAATGGAGGGACGTGTTTCCATCCTGGCAAATGCATCTGTGCCGTCGGCTTTGAAGGGAGCCGCTGTGAGCTCAGTGAGTTCAGCTGTGTACACTGTGAAAGAGCAAACTACAGTCAGAACACAATAACAGAACACATTTAAAGCGATCTAAACAAAATCAAGCCAATttgcaataataattaaaaaaaaaacattcaaatgggtttttactgcaaaaaaatgtgtttcttacttagatttttgacttttttaccgccaaaatatctaaaaattcttaaatcaggAAGGGTTTTCTAGACAAGTAaaaattattgtcttgttttcagaaaaaaacaattcaaaattaagtgagtttttgcttgaaactagcaaaataatctgccaatggggtaagcaaaataatcttatttcaaacaaaaaacaagattaCTATGCTTACCCCATTGgggtaaaaaaatatacattttttaaataagaaatgcaACTACTAAAAGGGCATTGTTTTATATGCTTGAGGAATCAGAAAAACAATTGTAGTCTTTATGTTCAAAAGTACCATTCAAAATTAAtggttttattcagaaagaatgcgttaaattgatcaaaagtgaagacATTGACGATAtaacaaaagatttctctttcaaataaatactgtttttttcgAAGAATcgatatattttcaatatatgtTTCTCGGAAGAATCCCGAGAAACATATATcgtggttttcacaaaaatattaagcagcacaattttcaacattgataataataagaaatgtttcctgagcaccaaatcgacatattagaatgatttctaaaggatcatgtgacactgaagacaggagtaacggctgctgaaagtttagctttgcatcacagaaatattgtaattaaaaatatattaaaatagaatacaacattttattttgcacgtaactcaaaaaaattaaattcccaAACCTATGTCTCAAAATGCCAACTTTCAAGTTTTAGGACTACTAACTAAACAGCTCTATTAACTTCTAACATAGAGTATTAACTGGCTGTTgctttatcatcatcatctttcaAAGGGAAAGCCGTGTTGTTGTTCTTTGGCAGTAATAGGCTCACTTTCACAAATTGCCCTCAGAGCAGTTCTCCAAGTAAACTTCCTAAGTGAAGTGTGTTCTCACATTAGTGTTAAATGGACCGGCACCTACATGGGCAAACACAGGATGTAATGCAGTTGTGTTGTCACCCTAATCACTAATAACGATCTCATGAGCTCACATGCACTCAAGCAGTGTGGCGTTTTATCTCTGGCCATTCACAGAAAGctttttacttccttttttaaaattaagtgtAAGTATTGAGATAAAAGCCATTTAGAACTTGCTCACTGAGACTTGCTTTGAAGGTGATAACTACTATATACGTACTTCCTTTGCTTTAAAGGTCTGTATCTATTTCGTTGATGTTTAAACAACTCCTCTTTGACCCCGAATTTCATCCTTTCCTCTTCAAAGGCAGGAAGTATTGCAGTATTCAGAGGCGCTTGGTCTGAAAAGGGAGGAAAGAGAAAATATTGATGTAACATCTCTGTAACATTTTAATAGTGGGCTGTGACATAAACGCCTGGAGTCCCGTTGAGGTCATGTTATGTAAAGACGTCCCCCTCTTTGTCTGGTTTCATTGGTATGGATTTCGCTGATTTGTCAAGGAACAAAGAAGCCGCTGAAATTCAGTTGATCTTGATCAAATGCAGGTTTGGAAAGGTTCTGTCTGCCTGTGTGCCCATGCTTTAAAGCCTAATGGCAAATAAggacattaaataaattaattaattaatgaattgtgTGTGCATTGAAAAATgtacattgtttattttctataaatatatttatataaatataacatgcaatattatattaatatataatgtttaatatacgTAATTTATTAGATTTCTATTCAGAATGATGTTTATAATATTGTGTCTTATATTCAGTATAAACATCCCTAAAGCAAGATCAGTTACTGTAGCTTGACTagtaaaattgcataaaaaagataataaagtaAGCTTTATATTGTAAAAcccaataaataaagaaataatgttaaaattgaaattttatattttatataaataaaattttattagataaaaaaaaatgaaataaaataaagttgataCTGTGTAAAACCcagttgcaaaaataaataattacaaaatataattatcataataataagtgtgtgtgaacatgttaatatattatttttttaaatatattttttgcaatgtaaTTCCCCTACTTCCATTAAAACTGAATAGAGAAATGAATAATAAACCAGAGCTATTGTTCAAGATGATCTTGTCATAATAATATAAGTTACTAATAGTATAAGTTAAGATAACTTATTTTAAAACGGCAGTTAGCaagaaaaaacattgtttttgcattttgggaTTGCGACTAATGAATTTTGCAATTCTTGTCTGCAGGTAAATGTCGACAGCCGTGCAGAAATGGAGGCAAATGCACGGGGAGGAACAAATGCAAGTGCAGCAAAGGCTACCATGGCGATCTGTGCTCCAAAGGTGAGATTATCTCGACTTGGCAGAAGAACTGTGGACATATTTAATCAATAACACATGTTCGACTGCTGCATAGCTCTGTGCGTTTTGCTCGCGCACAATGAACACACTGAAAAATGAACCGTCGGTGCTTGATTGCACCTTCAAATTTCCACTCGGGCTGCAGGCTTGCTGAACAGCACAGGATACATTTCTAAGACTAAACACTGCGTCTCTGTGTATGgctgaatgtgtatgtgtatacgtGTGTGCAGCTGTCTGCGAGCCCAGCTGTGGAGCACACGGGAGCTGTGTGGAGCCCAACAGGTGCCAGTGCAGGGACGGCTGGCATGGACGTCACTGCAATAAGAGTAAGACAACATCCTTTTTCCCAAGGCCAAGATACTAATTGCCACCTGGAAATGGATTAGAGCAAGAAATCCGCTGTAATGCCAGGGTATTACCATGGATATTTTGACATACTGTATTACTATAATAATACCATAGGTTTTTGGACAAATGATATTCGTGGTAGTACCTTGGAGTGCTatgcaattgaaaaaaacttaaattaaatgaaaacagctttgttaacttaaaaaaaaaaaatgaaaactaaagatTACTGggaaaatattagaatgatttctggagaaaactaaactaaaatacattttcatgaccCCAGAACTAACTAATATAAACAGTAAagtttatagatatatatatattttttttttttggtactttttaAAACCTGAAACCGGTACAACCCAcctgcattaaacatgaaaatgccaCTAGACAGCAATAAACAGTAGTCAATGCTgagaaatgcaaacatttttaaatgataccatTATGCTTTTGGCCCcctaaaaacactaaaacaaaactaaataagcTGAAActagaaaatgttgaaaaaagatagaaaaactttgtgtaaacaaaaactaaacttaattgaaaaggcaaattaaaaacaaagtattattatacttaaaaatataattatgataaCCCAGATGCCATGCAGAAGTCATTgtctataattaaatatttaatatcacgACACAGTATGTTTTTGTAAGGCCAGTTATGTATTTTACCctcatgcatttaatttatagTGACATTCAACCACAAGTTAAGcaaatttaactatttttaatttactatttttccTTCTCAGTAAGTCGTATTGAACAGTCTTTATCAAATTGACCACAGTTTGCAGAATTTGAACTAAAACCCTGGCAAAAATACTTGTTTTGTATACATTCACAGTTTCGTATTTCTATTTTTGATCATTAtggcaatattttattatttaatatggaGCATGGTATCGCCACACATTGTTATCATAATAACGGTTAGCTGCTTAAATGGTTGagcaaaataaactatttttaactaGTACTTTTTCATACTTTTCCTAGACAATTAAGTAGTATTGAACTATTTTATATCGAACAACCACAGTTTGCACCATTTGAACGAAAACCCCCAGTGAATACGGCTTGGCTCTCAATCATAAATGTTGTTCTGCACTGTGCGACACATTTTTAATGGCTCTCTTCCTCCAGGATTTCGTGGAGGAGTCTCCAACAGCCAGCGGGTCTCTGGTTCCAAGCACAAGTCACAGCCCGTGGCAGCGAAGGACACACAGGAAGTGCCTGAATCCAGTCAGCCCACTGAAACCAACTATGTGGTTTAAGCCTCCAAATTTTGGGTCAGTGGCCCCTCCGTTTCAACATCGCCTTCTCCGGAACAAAGCTTTTATCCTCCTCATCGGGACACTCCCAAGCTGGACTGCTGCTTTCTCAGAGCGAGACTTGTTTTGTAGTACAGTCACAGTGTCTTATTTTACCATACTAGCGCCTTTGATATAAAATCTCCCACAGTCACCCTTCATTAAGCTTCTGTCCTGCGTCAACCAAGAGGGGAGTGAGTCACATGCTTGTGGTGAGCGTCTGTGATGTTTGCGCGGTTTAGCTTCAGATGTGGCGCTGAATCACTGGGAGAAGTGTACATTACGATCCGAGAACTTCCGGGTGCGGATCTGGCTTTTCTTAGGAATGTAATTGCTGTGTTTGTCTTGTGCTCATGGTTCGTTTGATTTAGTAAACATATTGTCGTCGTTATTGTCATTAACATTCTTTTTCATTCAAATCACACTTATGTAGTAGCTTCTCCAGCAAGTACTTGTATATGTATCCTTTTCAtgctttgtaaaattaaaatatatagatatatatttagatatggGTAGACCGTCTTTAAGTTTATGCTTGAAGTTTTCATACTTATGTATAACAATGCACATAAGCTGCTTGTGATGTTATAAACAAAGccaaaaagtcttaattattcaTGCGActtcattacagaaataaaatgtgttttcatggaGTCTGTGAAGATGAAGTGTTCTTTTTTAACTGGTAATGCAACAGTTCTGTCATTACTTGTTGTTGTTCCAATCctctgtttattctaagtgcatctgccgctttaaatttttgtgctcgttatagcaggattgattctgattgggtgtcaatcCCTGCGTCTTAATGTGCCTActatactacgcccttaaagtatgtactcttttggtgaagaaaaagtacacacttttgagtagACAAGCTTTGGCATGTCACACAATTGCATCTTTAAGGGACCGCTCTGTGGCACCTGTTATACGCACCCTGtgactgtaaactggcctgtcaatcatcttgtcacagttaacatcctccacatttaatttaatttaacttcctaccgtactggagagaaaagaagtagctcgttgatctgccagtcgcgggTCTTTCATGCATGATGCATTTATAAGTTAACCACctaatggatgtttataaaagttcacattgctgttgcagatgaaatataacatggataacaataaataaataaataaatatatttatttatatttatttaaccaggtttaatgttgattattagtaacctAGGAactgtttgtagttctggaccgaatccttcaccaaagcgcaatggattgtgggcagttTAAGCCATTAGACTGTGCAttgatccacacttcaaaaatcgacctgaaataatagtagaccatccgggtttttttggcatactcttttcaacatagcctactatgctttgggacacacttattctaatcccacatactatttaggatgagtagtatgaacattgagatgcAGGGTGATGCAGGTTAtcgctgtggtgtggactctgctgttctttaatattgagaacgttTTTTTAGGACTATATCTTTATAgctattgtccttggtgtgaagaGACCTTAAGTTTGTCAAGCTCCAAGAAGGACACAAAAGGAccataaaagtgtaaaaatggTCCATACGATTCATTGAAAATCTGTCTTTGGGTGTTCATAAGAACAAATTCATTTGAATGGGCTCTTTTCAGTAAACTGGATAATCCAGTTTACAAAACTGAGACATTCGCAAAAACCAAATGGATTTGGTTCTTCAGTTCAACTCACTCAATGGCTGTTGAGTTAACATCTCACTGAAGGTGATTATCAATGCATAACATCTTACATTTTGGCCTGTTCCTCACCCAAAACTATCTAATGGCTGTAGAGGAGATGAAATATAGTCATGGTGTACTTTTATGATACCTTAATGGTGATTCTGAGttgtttttaaagcttgaaagcaGAATGGCATGggctaaataatgacaaatttcaCCTTTTTCCTTAAATCctcaaaatatgaaagaaaactCCAGACAAAGTCACTATTTATTGGAAAGTGCTAAGGTTTAGAGAGTAAATTAAATATActatagttcaaaagtttttaGTGTCTAAATTAGTCTCATGCTTACCACTGCTGAAttagtttgataaaaaaaactgtaatattgtgaagtattattacaatttaaaataactgttttctgttctaatatattttaaaattgtatattttttccaGTGATAGCAAAGCtgtattactccagtcttcattatcccatgatcctttagaaatgatTCTAAAGAAAGTTTTCTTAGTTGGAAGCAGTGGCcagtttaacatttttgtataaattgtgATGAATACatggttaaaaagaacagcatttatttgaaatagaaatctttgtaacactGTGAACgtctttttctgtcacttttgataaatttaacgcatccttgctgattaaaaacatattaCGGACCTCACACTTTTTTGAACAGTGGTGCATATATACGTATACACTTAATCTTTCTTTCAATTAGTTAACAGTTATTGCATCATTTGTTCCACAGGTTTTCTGAACCTATAAGGGAGGATTGTAAAAATAAAGTGGGCCAAGTTTTACGGGCCGGTCTTGCGGCTTCTGTACAATTGCGGGGTGACTACACTGTGGTGGGTCTCGCTCCATGTGCGCTGGCAGGCAAAGTTGCTTGTTGCTCTCCTGAGCAAAATGAGTGATTCTTTCTGAAAAAATTCCAAGCATTCACATATTTGAGTTGATTGAATGGGTGCAGATGTTTACCATCTCCACCATCATGAGACGAATTGTCAGATGTTGGTTTGGTAAAAGTCACGTCATGCAACTGGAATGTTGATGTCTACT comes from the Cyprinus carpio isolate SPL01 chromosome B4, ASM1834038v1, whole genome shotgun sequence genome and includes:
- the LOC109066707 gene encoding wnt inhibitory factor 1; this translates as MAFRTPAVQLHLKTCFLLLLGGLMGAAQEQGSMFMWIDANQARILIGFEEDILIVSEGKMAPFTHDFRKAQQRMPAIPVNIQHVNFTWQATDQAEYFYEFQTLRSLDKDIMDDPTVNVPLLGSVPHKASVVQVGFPCRGDQDGVAAFEVTILVMDAGGNIILRTPHNAIFFKTCQRAKCPGGCRNGGYCNERQVCECQDGFYGIHCEKALCSPRCLNGGLCMSPGVCICPPGYFGPSCERANCSTTCLNGGTCFHPGKCICAVGFEGSRCELSKCRQPCRNGGKCTGRNKCKCSKGYHGDLCSKAVCEPSCGAHGSCVEPNRCQCRDGWHGRHCNKRFRGGVSNSQRVSGSKHKSQPVAAKDTQEVPESSQPTETNYVV